One window from the genome of Leptospira broomii serovar Hurstbridge str. 5399 encodes:
- a CDS encoding PP2C family protein-serine/threonine phosphatase, giving the protein MVGSVFFLKCGSFLDRKHPDRHASSRYVFFLIRFQYFFRKLQRSFRKFGTGSIRILLVRNPVTFGKKEGWGFFCHCAAALLLLNFSHCSPSISQADSNRPFVIEGEIDLGKYDLNLQDPILLAGLWKFHWLYWKGVGEETPTETLSVPSSWNGKNGTRIGEGYGTYELTVKLERNYKELALLVPEQSSAYRLMIDGETMVECGSVEFLSSQDKTAFQVKPAWCNRFVRFVPKGNEFHIDMLIANKDHRLGGFWSPIRLGESESLHKAWENERYLDIFLAGGLFCVGMLHLIFAVFRKGEPASLYFGIFCIVMATRGIFAGTRIASEYLTFLGFEHFIRIEYITFYLAIPVFLSYILSIFPRESKRVLVDIVWWIAILATIIVLALPVRIFTFTITIYYLVAFLAGALGLYSLTKAAVRRKQGAITILGGFIFIYAAMIHDLFYATFFLDTGYFAHVGAFVFLIAQSIFLSIRSSENLDRLIDLSRNLEKRVEERTKQLRNALRLIRNDLTVAREIQKDLLNLKDNERIIISDLIFEVLHKPLAEVGGDLYDILELPDGRVRIFVADATGHGVQAALLTILIRRAYEDHRTKEVSPGKLMSALSGEFHGTYKNVGTYFSASILEVSNDRRTLRYSLAGSPPVIVQTPGAEQFLECENPLVGLLKDFVYTEREIELPYGFRVLCFTDGLTEASREMGDYFGNERVLGFLRQGRDAELNILIPMIYSELLKFLGLGGPKDDVLLIGFEHKGRTN; this is encoded by the coding sequence ATGGTAGGATCTGTTTTTTTCTTAAAATGTGGCAGTTTTTTAGATCGAAAGCATCCGGATCGTCATGCAAGCTCAAGATACGTGTTTTTCTTGATTCGATTTCAGTATTTTTTTCGAAAACTACAGCGTTCGTTCCGGAAATTCGGAACCGGGTCTATCCGTATTTTGCTTGTTCGTAATCCCGTGACCTTCGGGAAAAAGGAAGGTTGGGGATTTTTTTGCCACTGTGCAGCGGCGCTTCTCTTACTAAATTTTTCGCATTGTTCTCCTTCCATCTCTCAAGCCGATTCGAATCGACCGTTTGTGATCGAGGGAGAAATCGACTTAGGGAAATATGATTTAAATCTTCAGGATCCTATTCTTTTAGCCGGCCTCTGGAAATTTCATTGGCTATACTGGAAGGGAGTCGGAGAAGAAACTCCCACAGAAACGTTAAGCGTGCCTTCTTCCTGGAACGGAAAAAACGGAACAAGAATCGGCGAAGGGTACGGAACCTATGAGCTAACGGTTAAACTGGAGAGGAATTACAAGGAATTAGCCTTACTCGTACCGGAACAAAGTTCCGCATACAGGCTGATGATCGACGGAGAAACGATGGTCGAATGCGGCTCCGTCGAATTCCTTTCCTCACAGGATAAGACCGCCTTTCAAGTGAAGCCTGCCTGGTGCAATCGATTCGTTCGATTCGTACCGAAAGGAAATGAATTTCATATTGATATGTTGATCGCTAATAAGGACCATCGATTAGGCGGCTTTTGGTCCCCGATCCGCCTTGGTGAATCCGAGTCCTTACATAAAGCTTGGGAAAATGAGCGATACTTGGACATTTTCTTGGCAGGAGGACTTTTTTGCGTCGGAATGCTGCATCTGATTTTCGCGGTTTTTAGAAAAGGAGAACCGGCCTCTCTCTATTTCGGAATTTTTTGCATCGTAATGGCTACCCGCGGAATTTTTGCCGGGACCCGAATCGCATCCGAATATCTTACTTTTTTGGGATTCGAACATTTTATAAGAATTGAATATATCACTTTCTATCTGGCGATCCCCGTATTCCTGAGCTATATCCTTTCGATTTTTCCGAGGGAATCCAAAAGGGTGCTCGTAGATATCGTTTGGTGGATCGCGATACTCGCAACGATTATCGTGTTGGCGCTCCCGGTTCGAATTTTTACTTTTACGATCACGATTTATTACTTAGTCGCATTTTTGGCCGGAGCGCTCGGATTATATTCCCTGACGAAGGCTGCCGTCCGCCGCAAACAAGGAGCGATCACTATTTTGGGCGGCTTCATTTTTATTTATGCGGCTATGATTCACGACCTTTTTTACGCCACATTCTTTTTAGATACCGGTTACTTTGCACATGTCGGCGCGTTTGTCTTTCTAATCGCTCAGTCTATTTTTCTTTCCATCCGAAGTTCCGAGAATTTGGATCGGCTCATCGATCTTTCTAGAAACCTGGAGAAGCGTGTGGAAGAAAGAACTAAGCAATTGAGAAATGCTCTTAGGTTGATTCGAAACGATCTAACGGTCGCCAGGGAGATTCAAAAAGATTTGCTGAACCTAAAAGACAACGAGAGAATCATCATTTCCGATCTGATATTCGAAGTTTTGCATAAACCGTTGGCGGAAGTCGGCGGGGATCTTTATGATATTTTGGAATTACCTGACGGGCGTGTAAGAATTTTTGTCGCGGACGCAACGGGACACGGAGTGCAGGCAGCATTACTGACTATTTTAATCCGGCGAGCATACGAAGACCACCGGACAAAGGAAGTTAGTCCGGGTAAATTAATGTCCGCTCTTAGCGGGGAATTTCATGGAACATATAAGAACGTGGGAACGTACTTTTCCGCTTCGATATTGGAAGTTTCTAATGATAGGAGAACATTACGATATTCTCTTGCCGGATCGCCGCCGGTCATCGTGCAAACACCCGGTGCGGAGCAATTTTTAGAATGCGAAAACCCTTTGGTGGGGCTTCTCAAAGACTTCGTTTATACAGAACGGGAAATCGAATTACCTTACGGATTTAGAGTACTTTGCTTTACCGACGGCCTAACCGAAGCTTCCCGGGAGATGGGCGATTACTTCGGCAACGAACGAGTTTTAGGGTTTTTACGCCAAGGTAGGGATGCCGAATTAAACATTTTGATTCCTATGATATACTCCGAATTACTTAAATTTCTCGGACTTGGAGGTCCGAAAGACGACGTACTTTTAATCGGATTCGAGCATAAAGGAAGAACTAACTGA
- a CDS encoding pirin family protein — translation MESVVHKSETRGNVDFGWLKSRHTFSFGSYMDESRIHFGALRVLNDDAIAGGTGFPMHPHQDMEIITIPLEGAVEHKDSIGTNGVIHAGEVQVMSAGTGIRHSEYNHSESELLSLLQIWVIPDKRSVSPRYAQKKFAVEERKNRFQLLVSPEHASDGLWIHQNAWFSLGNLDKGAEVSYERRNKKGGVYAFLISGKVEINGTELLSRDGAGFTTGDVLQVKSLENSELLLIDVPEL, via the coding sequence ATGGAATCAGTAGTGCATAAGTCGGAAACGCGAGGAAACGTAGATTTTGGCTGGTTGAAATCCAGACATACTTTCAGTTTCGGTTCCTATATGGATGAAAGCCGGATTCATTTCGGGGCTCTCCGCGTATTAAACGACGATGCTATCGCTGGTGGAACAGGTTTTCCTATGCATCCCCATCAAGATATGGAGATTATCACGATTCCATTAGAAGGGGCGGTCGAGCATAAGGATAGTATCGGTACCAACGGCGTAATTCATGCGGGGGAAGTTCAGGTAATGTCCGCAGGAACGGGAATTAGACATTCTGAATATAATCACTCGGAGTCGGAATTGCTAAGCTTATTGCAGATTTGGGTTATTCCGGATAAGAGATCCGTTTCTCCGAGATACGCTCAGAAAAAATTCGCCGTGGAAGAGCGCAAAAACCGTTTTCAATTGCTGGTCTCTCCGGAACATGCTTCCGACGGGCTTTGGATTCATCAAAACGCTTGGTTTTCATTAGGAAATCTTGATAAAGGAGCGGAAGTCTCTTACGAACGTAGGAATAAGAAAGGCGGAGTATACGCCTTCTTGATTTCGGGTAAGGTTGAGATCAACGGGACCGAACTTCTTTCAAGAGACGGAGCCGGCTTTACGACGGGCGACGTTCTTCAGGTCAAATCCCTGGAAAACTCGGAGCTACTTTTGATCGATGTCCCCGAACTTTAA
- a CDS encoding S1C family serine protease, whose amino-acid sequence MVRITGSKAALVSNETNPVEDSHSRLRSENTSVIDDSELLDAYSRSVVNAVDLVGPAVVHLQVESNNSKGEGGSGSGFLVTPDGFLATNSHVISGAKKIRVRLSDGSTTEAELVGDDPYTDVAVLRIRGNGYRHASFADSQKLKVGQLVIAIGNPYGFESTVTAGVVSALGRTLRSRTGRLIDNVIQTDAALNPGNSGGPLVDSKGRIIGINTAIILPAQGICFAVGSSTAEYVITRLITHGSVKRGYLGIGGQNQTIPITMRGMNRISQESGVLVQSVETDSPANQAGIRNGDIVISLSEKKIEGVDDLHKILDESSIGKKLTIRLLREGSLRTIFVEPRELK is encoded by the coding sequence ATGGTAAGAATAACAGGTTCCAAAGCCGCCCTTGTTTCGAACGAAACGAATCCCGTTGAAGACAGTCATTCTCGTTTGCGAAGCGAAAACACTTCGGTTATCGATGATTCGGAATTATTGGATGCTTATTCTCGGTCGGTTGTAAATGCGGTGGATCTTGTCGGACCGGCCGTCGTTCACTTACAAGTCGAATCCAATAATTCCAAAGGAGAGGGCGGTAGCGGTTCCGGCTTCTTAGTAACCCCCGACGGTTTTTTGGCCACCAATAGTCATGTGATAAGCGGCGCCAAGAAAATCCGAGTTAGATTATCGGACGGGTCGACGACTGAAGCCGAGCTCGTAGGGGATGATCCATATACGGACGTCGCAGTTCTTAGAATTCGAGGAAACGGCTATCGTCATGCGAGTTTCGCAGATTCTCAAAAATTGAAAGTCGGTCAGTTGGTCATAGCGATAGGAAATCCGTACGGTTTCGAATCAACGGTGACGGCGGGAGTCGTTAGCGCATTAGGAAGGACATTGCGCTCCCGGACCGGTAGACTGATCGATAACGTGATCCAAACCGATGCCGCGCTGAACCCGGGAAATTCGGGCGGTCCATTAGTTGATTCAAAAGGAAGAATTATCGGAATCAATACTGCGATCATCTTACCGGCTCAAGGAATTTGTTTTGCGGTCGGCTCTAGTACGGCCGAATATGTCATCACTCGACTGATCACTCACGGAAGCGTGAAACGAGGTTACCTCGGTATCGGAGGGCAGAATCAAACGATCCCGATAACGATGCGCGGAATGAATCGAATCAGTCAGGAATCCGGAGTTTTAGTTCAGAGTGTGGAAACGGATTCGCCCGCAAACCAAGCAGGCATTCGGAACGGAGATATCGTAATTTCCTTGTCCGAAAAGAAAATCGAAGGAGTGGACGATCTTCATAAGATTTTGGACGAGTCTAGTATCGGTAAAAAGCTGACGATTCGTTTGTTAAGGGAAGGTTCCCTGAGAACCATTTTCGTGGAACCCAGAGAACTAAAATAA
- a CDS encoding membrane protein has protein sequence MHKESVIKPYAGLQLFSNSLLAIFGILLAWGLLSEWGRSIWGGVLLHGLEGGLVGAVCDWFAVWKTYRAVEIESETIAEEIGKWVSSDLVNEVKLKEYMDRILDDPDNISALSRLIETHLGGEQEVRKLLDLIWDKVEEDIVRYLTNFRFSGSDQEILRELNRRKEIFGTVRFLVGEALVKATDQADFKMRMDRITKNLSFFAKPLVWLIDPQKRIREFGEGLKDGKEFDSDEEGILYEVFSLFSDCADLYIGSWNDLPESTKEEAVRALTDFGKDQLNRLVTDVILLHMEDIKKLGNLREYGPARSILEFLRSRTNAGVSQYVGEQVALGLKLLEPRQFRINLEEKTRKVLEKIRINGSLLGFVCGIAIGLADFLF, from the coding sequence ATGCATAAGGAATCCGTCATAAAGCCTTATGCAGGCCTGCAACTATTCTCCAATTCGTTATTGGCGATTTTCGGAATCTTGCTCGCTTGGGGGTTGCTTAGCGAGTGGGGTCGGTCCATTTGGGGAGGTGTTCTTCTTCACGGGCTGGAAGGCGGTTTGGTCGGAGCGGTCTGCGATTGGTTCGCCGTTTGGAAAACTTACCGCGCGGTCGAAATTGAAAGCGAAACTATCGCCGAAGAAATCGGTAAATGGGTCTCCTCCGATCTTGTGAACGAGGTGAAGTTAAAGGAATATATGGATCGAATTTTGGACGATCCCGATAATATTTCCGCTCTCTCCCGACTGATAGAGACTCATTTGGGAGGAGAGCAGGAAGTTAGGAAGCTTCTAGATTTGATTTGGGATAAAGTGGAGGAGGATATCGTCCGTTATCTTACGAACTTTCGTTTTTCGGGATCCGATCAGGAAATTTTGCGGGAACTCAATCGCCGGAAGGAAATTTTCGGAACGGTCCGTTTCTTAGTCGGAGAAGCTCTAGTCAAAGCTACCGATCAAGCGGATTTTAAAATGAGAATGGATCGAATTACAAAAAACTTATCCTTCTTCGCAAAACCTCTAGTTTGGTTGATCGATCCTCAAAAAAGGATAAGGGAATTCGGAGAAGGCCTAAAGGACGGGAAAGAATTCGATTCCGACGAAGAGGGAATTTTGTACGAAGTATTTTCCCTATTCTCCGATTGTGCGGATTTATATATCGGTTCCTGGAATGATTTGCCCGAATCCACTAAGGAAGAAGCGGTTCGTGCATTGACCGATTTCGGGAAGGACCAATTGAATCGGTTGGTGACGGATGTGATACTTCTTCATATGGAAGACATCAAGAAATTGGGAAATTTACGCGAGTACGGACCGGCGCGATCGATCTTGGAATTTTTGAGATCCAGAACGAACGCGGGGGTATCCCAATACGTAGGCGAACAGGTCGCACTTGGATTGAAACTTCTCGAACCTAGGCAGTTTCGGATCAACCTGGAGGAAAAAACTCGGAAAGTTTTGGAGAAAATTCGGATCAACGGAAGTTTGCTCGGATTTGTTTGCGGAATAGCGATCGGACTTGCGGATTTTCTGTTTTAA
- the cysW gene encoding sulfate ABC transporter permease subunit CysW has protein sequence MRTEPTWIRIALIGAVLFLAGLILVLPIVTVFAEAFARGVDGYITALQDPDTISAWLMTLKVAGIAVPLNTLFGVVAAFLITRFEFPGKNALLTVIDSPFAVSPVISGLIFLLLFGRQGWFGNTLDEYGIKIVFNTPGLVIATLFITLPFVARELIPLMQTQGKEEEEAGILLGASLPKLFVKIILPNIKWGLLYGIILCNARAMGEFGAVSVLSGHIRGKTNTLPLQIEMLYNEFNSVGAFSAASLLVFLSLLTLLVKTILEKNLQTKSIEPPEEDLTDPKDRKTSEANPSTAADPVI, from the coding sequence ATGAGAACGGAACCTACTTGGATTCGAATAGCTCTAATCGGCGCTGTCCTCTTTTTGGCCGGGCTGATTCTCGTATTACCCATCGTGACGGTTTTCGCGGAAGCTTTCGCAAGAGGTGTAGACGGTTATATTACCGCCTTGCAGGATCCGGATACCATTTCCGCATGGTTGATGACTTTGAAAGTCGCCGGGATAGCCGTCCCTTTAAATACGCTTTTCGGCGTTGTTGCCGCCTTCTTAATCACAAGATTCGAATTTCCCGGAAAGAACGCGTTATTAACCGTCATCGATTCCCCATTTGCAGTATCGCCCGTTATCTCCGGTTTAATTTTTCTGCTTTTGTTCGGGAGACAGGGATGGTTCGGAAATACCTTGGACGAATACGGAATCAAAATCGTATTCAATACACCGGGCTTAGTAATAGCGACCCTATTCATCACATTGCCATTTGTAGCCAGAGAATTGATTCCTTTGATGCAAACTCAGGGCAAGGAGGAAGAAGAAGCCGGCATACTATTAGGAGCCTCTCTTCCGAAACTATTCGTCAAGATCATTCTTCCGAATATCAAATGGGGACTACTCTACGGAATCATTCTCTGTAATGCGCGCGCGATGGGCGAGTTCGGAGCCGTGTCGGTTCTGTCGGGACATATTCGCGGAAAAACGAACACTCTTCCTCTGCAAATAGAAATGTTATATAACGAATTTAATTCGGTCGGGGCTTTCTCGGCGGCTTCTCTACTCGTCTTCCTATCTCTACTTACACTATTGGTGAAGACGATTTTAGAAAAGAATTTACAAACAAAATCGATTGAACCTCCGGAAGAAGATCTAACCGATCCCAAAGATAGAAAAACCTCCGAGGCAAATCCGTCGACCGCCGCAGATCCGGTCATTTAA
- a CDS encoding sulfate ABC transporter substrate-binding protein yields MVTIALISLGPIDVLAEDVLLNVSFDPTRELYEDINKQFSDIWKKKTGKALQIQQSHGGSGKQARAVIDGLDADVVTLALAYDIDSIAENGGSISKDWEKAFPHHSVPYYSTVVFLVRKGNPKKLKDWDDLVKPGIGVITPNPKTSGGARWNYLAAWGFAKKKYGSEDKARDFIKSLYRNTSVLDTGARGSTTTFVQRGIGDVLLAWENEAELALDESRKANGGQSRFEVVYPSTSVLAETPVAIVEKVVARKGNKEIAKAYLDFLYTKAGQETIARHFFRPTDEAVLKANASKFPKLKLFDVRDLEGSWKAAHKKHFADGGVFDSIYNDAKK; encoded by the coding sequence ATGGTAACAATCGCCTTGATAAGTCTTGGTCCGATAGACGTTCTTGCGGAGGATGTCCTTCTTAACGTTTCGTTCGACCCCACTCGAGAACTCTACGAAGACATCAATAAGCAGTTTTCGGATATCTGGAAAAAGAAAACCGGAAAAGCCTTACAAATCCAGCAGTCGCATGGCGGGTCGGGTAAGCAAGCTCGCGCGGTTATCGATGGACTGGACGCGGATGTTGTGACATTGGCGCTCGCTTACGATATCGATAGCATTGCCGAAAACGGCGGGTCGATTTCTAAAGATTGGGAGAAAGCATTCCCGCATCATTCGGTTCCATACTATTCTACCGTCGTTTTTCTCGTTCGAAAGGGAAACCCTAAAAAACTTAAAGATTGGGACGATCTTGTAAAACCCGGCATCGGAGTGATCACTCCGAATCCGAAAACATCCGGGGGAGCTCGTTGGAATTATCTCGCTGCTTGGGGATTTGCGAAGAAGAAATACGGATCGGAAGATAAAGCCAGGGATTTTATAAAATCTTTGTATAGAAACACGTCCGTGTTGGACACGGGTGCACGCGGATCCACGACTACCTTTGTTCAACGAGGAATTGGAGACGTTCTTTTAGCCTGGGAGAACGAAGCGGAACTCGCTTTGGACGAATCGCGCAAGGCAAACGGAGGCCAATCCAGATTCGAAGTCGTTTATCCGAGCACAAGCGTCCTTGCAGAAACTCCGGTTGCGATAGTTGAAAAAGTAGTCGCGAGAAAAGGAAACAAGGAGATCGCCAAAGCTTATTTGGACTTCCTATACACAAAGGCAGGTCAAGAAACGATAGCAAGACATTTCTTCAGGCCGACCGATGAGGCGGTATTAAAAGCAAACGCATCTAAGTTTCCGAAATTAAAACTGTTCGACGTTCGTGATTTGGAAGGCTCTTGGAAAGCGGCTCATAAAAAGCATTTTGCCGATGGCGGAGTTTTTGATAGTATCTATAACGACGCAAAGAAGTAA
- a CDS encoding sulfate/molybdate ABC transporter ATP-binding protein, with protein MSIEIRNVSKRFGEFQALKDINLTIPEGNLVALLGPSGSGKTTLLRIIAGLEAADEGEVYFNGEKTKNKNSKDRGVGFVFQHYALFRHMTIFENIAFGLKVRPRAIRPSKVEIRDRVFRLLKLVQLENFHDRFPSELSGGQRQRVALARALAIEPKYLLLDEPFGALDAKVRKELRTWLRRLHDEIHITSVFVTHDQEEALEVSDSIVILRAGKIEQIGSPDEVYNKPKNPFVFHFLGDVNLFHGRVQDGKARIGDQHVESPEHSEIQDAEAVAYVRPYDVEILRSAENGIPAEIQYIHSTGRNVRVELKRLDSGSLIESLIDQNAFRELNLLPGEKVYLRIRNAKVYVEDFSI; from the coding sequence ATGTCCATAGAAATACGCAATGTAAGCAAACGTTTCGGAGAATTCCAAGCCTTAAAGGACATCAACCTGACGATCCCGGAAGGAAATCTAGTCGCATTACTAGGACCGTCCGGGAGTGGTAAAACTACTTTACTCAGAATCATTGCCGGACTCGAGGCGGCGGACGAAGGGGAAGTTTATTTTAACGGAGAGAAAACGAAAAATAAGAACTCGAAAGATCGCGGAGTCGGTTTCGTTTTTCAACACTATGCGCTCTTTCGCCATATGACAATTTTTGAAAATATCGCGTTCGGTTTAAAAGTTCGTCCGAGAGCCATCCGACCTTCTAAAGTAGAAATTCGTGATAGAGTTTTTCGTCTCTTAAAGCTAGTCCAGTTGGAGAATTTTCACGACCGTTTTCCTTCCGAATTATCGGGAGGCCAAAGGCAACGAGTCGCTTTAGCAAGAGCGTTGGCAATCGAGCCTAAGTATCTACTTTTGGACGAGCCGTTCGGAGCTTTGGACGCTAAAGTAAGAAAGGAACTCCGTACTTGGTTGCGCAGGCTTCATGATGAAATCCATATAACGAGCGTCTTTGTCACCCACGATCAGGAAGAGGCTTTGGAAGTAAGCGACTCGATCGTTATTCTTAGAGCCGGAAAGATCGAGCAAATCGGAAGTCCTGATGAAGTTTATAACAAACCCAAAAACCCGTTCGTATTTCACTTTCTAGGCGACGTTAATCTTTTCCATGGACGAGTTCAGGATGGCAAGGCTAGAATCGGCGACCAGCATGTCGAATCCCCCGAACATTCCGAAATCCAAGACGCCGAGGCAGTCGCCTACGTTCGTCCCTACGATGTGGAAATCTTACGATCCGCCGAAAACGGAATTCCAGCCGAAATTCAATACATTCATTCAACCGGCAGAAATGTTCGAGTCGAGTTAAAGAGATTAGATTCCGGTTCTCTAATCGAATCTCTTATCGACCAAAATGCTTTCCGCGAACTCAATCTACTGCCCGGCGAGAAAGTCTATCTTCGGATTCGAAACGCAAAAGTTTACGTCGAAGATTTTTCAATTTAA
- the cysT gene encoding sulfate ABC transporter permease subunit CysT — translation MKVIIRPYSKTSFGLSLGTTIFYLSLLVIIPLSALFFKSANLGWSGLIDVFSEDRIQKALWLSFGAGTAAAIINLFVGFLFAWVLVRYEFPGRKILDTLVDLPFTLPTAVAGIALTAIYSSNGWIGRFLDPLGIKVAYTPLGIVIALVFIGFPFVVRTVQPVLEELPKELEESAYCLGANRLQTFTRVLFPELWPSLLAGTSMAFARGIGEYGSVVFISGNLPGKTEILPLLIVTKLEQYEYSKATGIALLMLLLSFFIMFTINFFQSRSSRRLG, via the coding sequence TTGAAAGTTATCATTCGCCCCTATTCTAAAACAAGTTTCGGCCTCTCTCTAGGCACGACGATTTTTTATCTAAGCCTTTTGGTTATCATTCCTCTCTCCGCCTTATTCTTCAAATCCGCAAATCTGGGTTGGTCCGGTCTTATCGATGTATTTTCCGAAGATAGAATACAAAAAGCATTATGGCTAAGTTTCGGCGCCGGAACCGCTGCCGCGATTATCAATTTATTCGTCGGCTTTCTATTCGCTTGGGTATTAGTTCGATACGAATTTCCGGGTCGAAAAATTTTGGACACTTTAGTTGATCTTCCGTTCACTCTTCCAACCGCGGTTGCAGGGATCGCTCTCACTGCGATTTATTCTTCTAACGGATGGATCGGAAGGTTTTTGGATCCGCTTGGAATCAAGGTGGCCTATACTCCCCTAGGCATCGTAATCGCTCTGGTATTTATAGGATTTCCGTTCGTCGTTCGGACGGTTCAACCGGTTTTGGAGGAACTCCCCAAGGAATTGGAAGAAAGCGCCTACTGCCTCGGTGCAAATCGTCTACAAACTTTTACGCGGGTTCTTTTTCCTGAACTCTGGCCCTCGCTTTTAGCAGGAACCTCGATGGCGTTTGCGAGGGGAATCGGGGAATACGGATCGGTCGTTTTTATTTCCGGAAATTTACCCGGAAAAACGGAAATCCTTCCACTTTTAATCGTCACGAAATTGGAACAATACGAATATTCGAAGGCGACCGGAATCGCCTTATTGATGTTACTACTTTCTTTTTTTATAATGTTTACGATTAACTTTTTCCAGAGTAGGTCTTCCAGGAGATTAGGATGA
- a CDS encoding putative quinol monooxygenase — MIVTVSSYKILPEKIQEFLQISSDLAKESIKENGVYRFDFLQNDGDEGRFLLIEAYETEGFRKSHLETPHFLNWRRTVPDMFSQGTTTVHYKPVYPGSSDWKKE; from the coding sequence ATGATAGTAACGGTTTCTTCCTACAAAATTCTTCCGGAAAAAATCCAAGAATTTTTGCAAATAAGCTCCGATCTCGCAAAAGAATCCATAAAGGAGAACGGCGTTTATCGATTCGACTTTCTCCAAAATGACGGCGACGAAGGACGATTTCTGTTAATCGAAGCGTATGAAACGGAAGGGTTTAGAAAATCGCATTTGGAGACGCCGCATTTTCTAAATTGGAGAAGAACGGTTCCGGATATGTTTTCTCAAGGAACCACAACCGTACATTATAAGCCCGTTTATCCGGGATCGTCGGACTGGAAAAAAGAATAA